In one window of Tellurirhabdus rosea DNA:
- a CDS encoding NupC/NupG family nucleoside CNT transporter gives MSRFTGLIGVVLILGIAYAMSNNRKAINLRTVLVGLGLQFGLAVFVLKTDAGQKTFGWLGNIVAKLLSYADAGAGFVFGSLVNKAVLDRAFGAGNDFIFFFRVIPTIIFVAVLVNIFYHLGVMQRVVAVMARVMKWLMGVSGAEALSNVSSTFVGQVEAQIMIKPYLKGMTNSELLASMAGSFACIAGGVLAVYISLGVPAPYLLAASIMAAPGALVISKIVFPETQVSETSGTVKLEIKKTHANLLDAIAAGASEGLKVGFNVIAMLIGFIALIGLLDAILFKIGYNGFGVTFLSLNFLLGKLFSIFAWAMGVPTQDIQTAGALMGTKMVVNEFVAYLDLVKVKETLDPKTVAITSFALCGFANFSSIAIQVGGIGELAPNRRRDLAKLGFKALICGTLASYMSATLAGLLL, from the coding sequence ATGAGCCGTTTCACCGGACTGATTGGAGTCGTTCTGATTCTGGGTATTGCTTATGCAATGTCCAACAACCGTAAAGCCATAAATCTTCGTACTGTCCTTGTAGGGTTGGGCCTTCAGTTCGGGCTGGCCGTTTTTGTATTGAAGACAGATGCCGGGCAAAAAACCTTCGGCTGGCTGGGAAATATTGTCGCCAAACTGCTTTCGTATGCCGATGCCGGTGCGGGCTTTGTTTTCGGCTCGCTGGTGAATAAAGCCGTGCTCGACCGGGCTTTCGGCGCGGGGAATGATTTCATTTTCTTCTTCCGGGTCATTCCGACCATTATTTTCGTCGCGGTGCTGGTCAATATCTTCTACCACCTCGGTGTCATGCAGCGGGTGGTCGCCGTGATGGCGCGTGTGATGAAATGGCTGATGGGCGTGAGCGGGGCCGAGGCGCTGTCGAACGTGTCCAGCACTTTTGTCGGACAGGTAGAGGCCCAGATCATGATCAAGCCGTACCTGAAAGGGATGACCAATTCGGAGCTGCTGGCGTCGATGGCGGGAAGCTTTGCCTGCATTGCCGGCGGCGTACTGGCCGTCTACATTTCGCTGGGCGTGCCGGCTCCTTACCTGCTGGCGGCCAGCATCATGGCCGCACCGGGGGCGCTGGTCATCAGTAAAATCGTGTTCCCGGAAACGCAGGTGTCCGAAACGTCCGGAACGGTCAAACTGGAGATCAAAAAGACGCACGCCAACCTCCTCGACGCCATTGCGGCCGGAGCCAGCGAGGGTCTGAAGGTAGGCTTCAACGTGATTGCCATGCTGATCGGGTTCATCGCCCTCATCGGCCTGCTGGATGCCATTCTGTTCAAAATCGGCTACAACGGCTTCGGCGTGACGTTCCTGAGTCTGAACTTCCTGCTGGGTAAGCTGTTCTCGATCTTTGCCTGGGCAATGGGCGTTCCGACGCAGGACATCCAGACGGCGGGCGCCCTGATGGGGACCAAGATGGTGGTCAACGAGTTTGTCGCCTACCTCGATCTGGTGAAGGTGAAGGAAACGCTTGACCCCAAGACGGTAGCCATCACCAGCTTCGCGCTTTGCGGTTTTGCCAACTTCTCCTCCATCGCCATTCAGGTCGGCGGCATTGGCGAACTGGCCCCCAACCGCCGCCGCGATCTCGCCAAACTCGGTTTCAAAGCCCTCATCTGCGGCACGCTGGCAAGTTATATGTCGGCTACGCTGGCGGGGCTTCTTCTTTAA
- a CDS encoding ABC transporter permease: MKTYLPYLKDRIVTLSLMIALLCVVMAAIYPDTFPTRENFSQILLNLSIDTIVAVGMMVLLIAGAFDLSVGSVVAFSGGLAGHLMYFYDVNFMVAIGAGLAGSLLIGWINGYLITRVGINPMIQTLAMMGIVRGFALMLSGAGIQNFPYEFIYIGQSKLLSLQAPIWYMLAVVLIFNYLVNNTVFFRRYYYIGGNEKAATLAGIRVERMKQWAFVLTALLAGIAGILLSSRLGAALSTSGRGLELRVITAVILGGASLSGGQGRIWGAFLGSAFMGLVNNALIIGRVSGYWQEVILGLILIAAVGLDQWLQKQSAVRTISEITPKAAKNELPV, translated from the coding sequence GTGAAAACCTACCTTCCTTATCTCAAAGACCGGATTGTGACGCTGTCGCTGATGATTGCGCTGTTGTGCGTGGTGATGGCGGCTATCTACCCGGACACCTTTCCCACCCGCGAAAATTTTTCGCAGATTCTGCTGAACCTGTCCATTGATACCATCGTGGCCGTGGGGATGATGGTCCTGCTCATTGCGGGCGCCTTCGACCTCTCGGTCGGCTCGGTGGTCGCCTTTTCGGGCGGACTGGCCGGGCACCTGATGTACTTTTACGACGTGAATTTTATGGTCGCCATCGGGGCCGGTCTGGCGGGTTCGCTGCTGATCGGCTGGATTAACGGCTACCTGATTACGCGCGTCGGCATCAACCCCATGATTCAGACGCTGGCGATGATGGGCATTGTCCGGGGCTTTGCCCTGATGCTGAGCGGGGCGGGCATCCAGAATTTTCCCTACGAATTCATTTACATCGGCCAGTCGAAACTGCTGAGCCTGCAGGCCCCGATCTGGTACATGCTGGCGGTCGTGCTGATTTTCAATTATCTGGTCAACAACACCGTTTTCTTCCGACGCTACTATTACATCGGGGGCAACGAAAAGGCCGCCACACTGGCCGGCATCCGGGTCGAACGGATGAAGCAGTGGGCGTTTGTGCTGACGGCGCTGCTGGCGGGCATTGCGGGCATTCTGCTTTCGTCGCGGCTCGGCGCGGCGCTGTCCACCTCCGGGCGGGGACTCGAACTCCGGGTTATCACCGCCGTCATTCTGGGCGGGGCCAGCCTGTCGGGCGGGCAGGGCCGCATCTGGGGCGCTTTCCTCGGTTCGGCCTTCATGGGACTGGTCAACAACGCCCTCATCATCGGGCGGGTGTCGGGCTATTGGCAGGAAGTCATTCTGGGTTTGATTCTGATCGCCGCCGTGGGGCTCGACCAGTGGCTACAGAAACAGTCCGCCGTCCGGACCATCTCCGAAATTACCCCCAAAGCCGCCAAAAACGAACTTCCCGTATGA
- a CDS encoding TolC family protein, with translation MIESHRTFRINRIAALSLAAGLLTVPAVQAQRLLSLPEAINMALENNPQVKVANLRVDKQRALLPSALSLTGPELIFEAPTTRHFEPGLLMPFSLPTVYRNQRKVQEQQVQLSQTEKQVTTNTLRYNVRTIFNEILYLRESIANYRRQDSLLLDFARVTGVRQRVGQISRIEVLNAQSQQREIRYLLDQTRARVRSARIQLGLLVGMPNDTTLQAAGTFGKLAYSTPFLSSDSTFTRNPLSGFYRQNQRLSEANLTLEQKRRLPNIIVGYLNQGTAESPWLYRFRFGMSLPVWGWVASSRIKAAQTDVAIARTQISLNQYELQGSYDKAFADYLQYQEALDYFETIGLLEANEIVKAAQDGYRLGSIGYYDYLLNIQQAFKIRLGYLEALRNFNQAVITLQYLKGE, from the coding sequence ATGATCGAATCACATAGAACATTTCGAATAAACCGAATAGCGGCCCTGTCGCTGGCGGCGGGTTTGCTGACCGTACCGGCCGTTCAGGCGCAACGGCTGCTGAGTCTGCCGGAGGCCATCAACATGGCTCTGGAAAATAACCCGCAGGTCAAAGTGGCCAATTTGCGGGTCGATAAGCAGCGCGCCCTGCTGCCCAGCGCGCTCAGCCTTACCGGGCCGGAACTCATTTTTGAAGCGCCGACCACCCGGCATTTTGAACCCGGCCTTCTAATGCCGTTTTCGCTGCCGACCGTTTACCGAAACCAGCGGAAGGTGCAGGAACAGCAGGTGCAGCTGAGCCAGACGGAAAAGCAGGTAACGACCAATACCCTGCGGTACAATGTCCGGACGATTTTTAACGAAATTCTGTACCTGCGGGAAAGCATCGCCAACTACCGCCGTCAGGACAGTCTGCTGCTGGATTTTGCGCGGGTGACGGGCGTGCGCCAGCGGGTGGGCCAGATCTCGCGGATTGAAGTCCTGAACGCCCAGTCGCAGCAACGCGAGATTCGCTACCTGCTCGACCAGACGCGCGCCCGGGTCCGGAGTGCCCGGATTCAGCTCGGTCTGCTGGTCGGGATGCCCAACGATACAACCCTGCAAGCAGCCGGAACCTTCGGAAAGCTGGCGTATTCGACGCCTTTTCTGTCAAGCGATTCAACGTTTACGCGCAACCCGCTGAGCGGTTTTTACCGCCAGAACCAGCGCCTCAGCGAGGCCAATCTGACGCTGGAGCAGAAACGCCGCCTGCCGAACATCATTGTCGGATACCTCAACCAGGGAACGGCCGAATCGCCCTGGCTCTACCGCTTCCGCTTCGGGATGTCGCTGCCGGTCTGGGGCTGGGTAGCCAGTTCGCGGATCAAGGCGGCGCAGACGGATGTCGCCATCGCCCGGACGCAGATTTCGCTGAATCAGTACGAGTTGCAGGGAAGCTACGACAAAGCCTTTGCCGACTACCTGCAATACCAGGAAGCTCTGGACTATTTTGAAACGATTGGCCTGCTCGAAGCGAACGAGATTGTCAAGGCAGCCCAGGACGGTTACCGGCTCGGCAGCATCGGCTATTACGACTACTTGCTGAACATTCAGCAGGCGTTCAAAATCCGGCTCGGCTACCTCGAAGCCCTGCGGAATTTCAATCAGGCCGTCATTACGCTTCAATACCTCAAAGGCGAGTAA
- a CDS encoding phosphogluconate dehydrogenase C-terminal domain-containing protein translates to MHLGLSSYSFPWAVGVPGFRPQTPLSAFDLLQKAAEAGLRVVQFGDNLPLHTLSADERAALSRQARQLGLRLEVGTRRLTPDNLNAYLSIARQLGSPFLRMVIDDADYHPGENEVIRTINECLPALREQQIILALENHDRFPAASLERIIRATDPDGVGICLDSVNSLGADEGSREVLRILAPYTVNFHVKDFTIRRVEHKMGFVVEGCPAGQGLLDIPETLAELARHGRCRTATLEVWSNPEPTIEATVARETRWVQQSLEYLKPLFDQKNMTTITLVGAGGKMGCRLTDNFLKYSHYQVHYLEVSERGIDNLASRGVTVSRQKDVIPLSDVVILAVPDVTIGSISEGIIPHMKPGALVLTLDPAAPLDGVIAHRDDLGYVIAHPCHPSIFNWEPTEAAFRDFYGGISAKQSIVVALMHGTEEHYQLGEKVSQDMYAPIRDTHRITLEQMAILEPAMVETLAQTCMEVVREGYDRIVALGVPEAAARDFVLGHLRIQIAVLFKEVNGSFSDAAYKISKRAKPLLFRDNWERIFDMDDIREQVRDITTK, encoded by the coding sequence GTGCACCTGGGCCTTAGTTCGTATTCATTTCCCTGGGCGGTCGGAGTGCCGGGTTTTCGGCCCCAGACGCCGCTCTCTGCCTTTGATTTGCTGCAGAAAGCCGCCGAAGCCGGGCTCCGGGTTGTCCAGTTCGGCGATAATCTGCCGCTGCATACTCTGTCGGCCGACGAGCGGGCGGCCCTTTCCCGGCAGGCCCGCCAACTTGGCCTCCGGCTGGAAGTGGGCACGCGGCGCCTGACGCCGGACAACCTGAATGCGTACCTGTCCATTGCCCGGCAGCTGGGCTCTCCTTTTCTGCGGATGGTGATCGACGATGCCGACTACCATCCCGGCGAAAACGAAGTCATCCGGACGATCAACGAGTGCCTTCCGGCGCTCCGGGAGCAGCAGATTATTCTGGCCCTGGAGAACCACGACCGCTTCCCGGCCGCTTCGCTCGAACGCATCATCCGGGCGACCGACCCCGACGGGGTGGGCATCTGCCTCGATTCGGTGAATTCGCTGGGAGCCGACGAAGGAAGCCGGGAGGTGCTGCGGATTCTGGCCCCATACACGGTTAATTTCCACGTCAAGGACTTCACCATCCGGCGCGTCGAACATAAAATGGGCTTCGTGGTGGAAGGCTGTCCGGCCGGACAGGGCCTGCTGGACATTCCAGAAACCCTCGCCGAACTGGCCCGCCACGGCCGCTGCCGAACCGCCACGCTCGAAGTCTGGTCCAATCCGGAGCCGACCATCGAGGCCACCGTAGCCCGAGAAACGCGCTGGGTGCAGCAAAGTCTGGAGTACCTGAAACCACTATTTGACCAAAAAAATATGACCACGATTACGCTCGTCGGAGCAGGGGGCAAAATGGGTTGCCGGCTGACCGATAATTTTCTGAAGTACAGCCATTATCAGGTTCATTATCTGGAAGTGAGCGAGCGCGGCATTGATAACCTGGCTTCTCGGGGCGTGACGGTGAGTCGGCAGAAAGACGTCATTCCGCTCTCCGACGTAGTGATTCTGGCCGTACCGGACGTCACCATCGGCTCGATTTCGGAGGGCATCATTCCGCACATGAAACCCGGTGCGCTGGTGCTGACCCTCGACCCGGCCGCTCCGCTCGACGGCGTGATCGCCCACCGCGACGACCTGGGTTACGTCATCGCCCATCCCTGCCACCCGTCCATTTTCAACTGGGAGCCGACCGAAGCGGCGTTCCGGGATTTCTACGGCGGCATTTCGGCGAAACAGTCCATCGTCGTAGCGCTGATGCACGGCACGGAAGAGCACTATCAGCTGGGCGAAAAAGTGTCGCAGGACATGTACGCGCCCATCAGGGACACCCACCGGATTACGCTCGAACAGATGGCCATTCTCGAACCGGCGATGGTCGAGACGCTGGCGCAGACCTGCATGGAGGTCGTCAGGGAAGGCTACGACCGGATTGTCGCCCTCGGTGTTCCGGAGGCGGCCGCGCGGGATTTTGTGCTGGGCCACCTCCGCATCCAGATTGCGGTGCTGTTCAAAGAGGTCAACGGCTCGTTCTCGGATGCCGCCTACAAAATCAGCAAACGGGCCAAACCCCTGCTGTTCCGCGACAACTGGGAACGCATCTTCGACATGGACGACATCCGCGAGCAGGTGAGGGATATTACGACGAAGTAA
- a CDS encoding sugar ABC transporter ATP-binding protein: MLEIRHITKTFPGVKALDDVSLAFCRGEIHAICGENGAGKSTLMHLIAGTMQPDDGEMLLDGQPVQMRSPEQARALGIALVHQHRSLFGNLSVAENLFPDNQPRTRWGRIDFPELHRRAASLLQSLKLQRLPTHRLVAELSAGQQQMVEIARALAASPRILILDEPTASISEKDTDVLFDLIDDLRQQGKLILYISHRMKEIGRIADRVTVLKDGRHQGTFDARRTTVDALISRMVGRQLQEQSFVSNRQADTLLTVQQLSGHGFSDVSFSVQKGEIFGLAGLVGAGRTELARAIFGADPSSGAVFLEQQSVKLTHPAEAVAQGVAYLPEDRKAWALFPEKSVAENMVVSDLEAVSESGRLSRGRILGVAARFIRQLNIKTPSVSQPVGLLSGGNQQKVILARWLHSHPRLLIADEPTHGVDVGAKAEIYELLRKLAAQGVGIVLISSELPELLLLCDRVGVMRTGQLAGVLERPDCTEERIMELAT, translated from the coding sequence ATGCTTGAAATCCGGCATATCACCAAAACATTTCCCGGCGTGAAGGCCCTGGATGACGTTTCTCTGGCTTTTTGTCGGGGAGAGATTCACGCCATCTGCGGCGAAAACGGCGCGGGAAAAAGTACGCTCATGCACCTGATCGCCGGAACGATGCAGCCGGATGACGGAGAAATGCTGCTTGACGGCCAGCCCGTCCAGATGCGCAGTCCCGAGCAGGCCCGCGCGCTCGGCATCGCGCTCGTGCACCAGCACCGGAGCCTGTTCGGCAATTTGAGTGTGGCCGAAAACCTGTTTCCCGACAACCAGCCCCGGACCCGCTGGGGCCGGATCGATTTTCCGGAGCTGCACCGCCGGGCCGCCAGCCTCCTGCAAAGCCTGAAATTGCAGCGTCTGCCAACCCATCGCCTGGTGGCCGAGTTGTCGGCCGGTCAGCAGCAGATGGTGGAAATTGCCCGGGCGCTGGCCGCTTCGCCGCGCATCCTCATTCTGGACGAACCCACGGCTTCCATTTCGGAAAAAGACACCGACGTCCTCTTTGACCTGATCGATGATCTGCGGCAGCAGGGAAAGCTGATTCTGTACATTTCGCACCGCATGAAGGAAATCGGCCGCATTGCCGACCGGGTGACGGTGCTGAAAGATGGGCGGCATCAGGGAACGTTCGATGCCCGCCGGACCACGGTCGATGCGCTCATCAGCCGGATGGTCGGACGGCAGTTACAGGAGCAGTCCTTTGTCTCGAACCGGCAGGCCGACACGCTGCTGACGGTTCAGCAACTGAGCGGCCACGGATTTTCGGACGTTAGTTTTTCGGTTCAGAAAGGAGAAATCTTCGGGCTGGCGGGGCTGGTCGGGGCGGGCCGCACGGAACTGGCCAGAGCTATTTTCGGCGCCGACCCTTCCTCGGGAGCGGTTTTTCTGGAACAACAGTCCGTGAAGCTGACCCATCCGGCGGAAGCCGTGGCGCAGGGCGTGGCCTACCTGCCGGAAGACCGAAAAGCCTGGGCTCTTTTTCCCGAAAAAAGCGTGGCCGAAAACATGGTGGTCAGCGATCTGGAGGCCGTTTCCGAAAGCGGGCGTCTCAGCCGGGGCCGCATTCTGGGCGTCGCCGCCCGCTTTATCCGACAGCTAAACATCAAAACGCCGTCCGTCTCGCAACCCGTGGGACTGCTCAGCGGCGGCAACCAGCAGAAAGTAATTCTGGCGCGCTGGCTCCACAGCCATCCGCGCCTGCTGATTGCCGACGAACCGACGCATGGCGTGGACGTAGGCGCCAAGGCCGAAATCTACGAACTGCTCCGGAAGCTGGCCGCCCAGGGCGTCGGTATCGTGCTGATTTCGTCCGAACTGCCCGAACTCCTGCTGCTCTGCGACCGCGTCGGCGTCATGCGCACCGGCCAGCTGGCGGGCGTTCTGGAACGACCGGACTGTACCGAAGAACGAATCATGGAACTAGCGACGTGA
- a CDS encoding efflux RND transporter periplasmic adaptor subunit yields MNRYLILFLSAAAVLTGLNACHDSNGKDTEEPAAASANAANAVVDVIRLTPRQLESANVNLVQFEDRTLQPIIYANGVITLLPDSKAEVSSHIDGKIEQIFVREGQSVKKGQPLARISSFQLLELQNDYAAAHSEVEYLEVEYKRQDELRKSNIGVLADYQSVDAKLKAALARERALKNKLDIIGVPTASLIRTKDVRMTSSLVVRSPIDGFIFKFHENIGSTVQPETLLAEVINPNRTQADIYVYEKDADYVREGQPVELRFVNHSSAPVRGKVAYISRSLDAENRAITLHVTYERPKTSNLMLADMNVQARLIGVGTRTSQNTLPRTAILDDGEAKFIFLTSRWENDTIPLKKQKVEIVSQGESFVEVRPVGKVPAAVKVANNNVLALEAERKKLE; encoded by the coding sequence ATGAACCGATACCTCATTCTTTTTCTAAGCGCGGCTGCGGTCCTGACGGGCCTGAATGCCTGCCACGATTCCAACGGGAAAGACACCGAAGAGCCGGCCGCCGCGTCCGCCAATGCCGCCAATGCCGTGGTCGATGTCATCCGGCTGACGCCCCGGCAACTGGAGTCCGCCAACGTCAACCTCGTGCAGTTCGAAGACCGGACGCTGCAGCCCATCATTTACGCCAACGGGGTCATTACGCTCCTTCCGGACAGCAAGGCGGAGGTCAGCAGCCATATCGACGGCAAAATCGAGCAGATTTTCGTGCGCGAGGGCCAGAGCGTGAAGAAAGGCCAGCCGCTGGCCCGGATTTCGAGCTTTCAGCTGCTGGAATTGCAGAACGACTATGCCGCCGCCCACAGCGAAGTGGAATATCTGGAAGTGGAATACAAACGGCAGGACGAACTCCGCAAAAGCAACATCGGCGTACTAGCTGACTACCAATCCGTGGACGCCAAGCTGAAAGCCGCCCTCGCCCGCGAACGGGCGTTGAAGAACAAGCTCGACATCATCGGCGTACCCACGGCCAGCCTCATCCGGACAAAAGACGTGCGCATGACGTCTTCGCTGGTCGTCCGTTCACCGATTGACGGGTTTATCTTCAAATTTCACGAAAACATCGGTTCGACCGTCCAGCCGGAAACGCTGCTGGCCGAGGTCATCAACCCCAACCGCACGCAGGCGGACATTTACGTTTACGAAAAAGACGCGGACTACGTGCGCGAAGGCCAGCCCGTCGAGCTGCGCTTTGTGAACCATTCGTCAGCGCCGGTACGGGGTAAAGTGGCCTACATTTCCCGCTCCCTGGACGCCGAAAACCGGGCCATTACGCTGCACGTCACTTACGAACGTCCCAAAACCAGCAACCTGATGCTGGCGGACATGAACGTGCAGGCGCGGCTGATTGGCGTCGGCACGCGGACCAGCCAGAACACCCTGCCGCGCACGGCCATTCTGGACGACGGGGAGGCCAAGTTCATCTTCCTGACCAGCCGCTGGGAGAACGATACGATTCCCCTGAAAAAGCAGAAAGTGGAGATTGTGAGCCAGGGCGAAAGCTTCGTGGAAGTCCGCCCGGTCGGCAAAGTCCCCGCCGCTGTGAAGGTCGCCAACAACAACGTGCTGGCGCTGGAAGCGGAACGGAAGAAATTGGAATAG
- a CDS encoding Gfo/Idh/MocA family protein, whose product MRFSVFGTGFWSNYQIPAWQELDGVELVAVYNRTRSRAEDVAARFGVPRVFDNPQQLLDAETLDFVDIITDVDTHPLFTRMAAERGIGVICQKPMAPSLPLAEEMVQVCRTAGVPLFIHENFRWQAPIRALKQALDSGVIGQPFKARVSFCSGFPVFDNQPFLAELERFILTDIGSHVLDVCRFLFGEARSLYCLTRRVNPTIQGEDVANVFMEMESGLHCYAEMSYASILEKESFPQTLVLVEGERGSLHLTYDFVLKTTTRQGTTAETIRPVLYDWLDPDYAVVHSSIVDCNRDILHGLRGGRAETTGEDNLRTVRLVWASYQSAEHQELVRF is encoded by the coding sequence ATGCGCTTTTCCGTTTTCGGAACTGGTTTCTGGTCGAATTACCAGATTCCCGCCTGGCAGGAACTGGACGGGGTGGAGCTTGTGGCCGTCTACAACCGGACGCGCAGCCGGGCGGAGGACGTGGCGGCGCGGTTTGGGGTGCCCCGCGTCTTCGATAACCCGCAGCAACTGCTGGATGCCGAAACGCTGGATTTTGTGGACATCATCACCGACGTGGATACCCACCCGTTGTTCACCCGAATGGCCGCCGAACGCGGAATCGGGGTCATTTGCCAGAAGCCGATGGCCCCTTCGCTCCCGCTGGCGGAGGAGATGGTGCAGGTCTGCCGGACGGCCGGGGTGCCGCTTTTTATCCACGAGAACTTCCGGTGGCAGGCGCCCATCCGGGCGCTCAAACAGGCGCTGGACTCGGGCGTTATCGGACAGCCGTTCAAAGCCCGGGTGTCGTTCTGCTCAGGTTTTCCGGTCTTCGACAACCAGCCGTTTCTGGCCGAACTGGAGCGGTTCATCCTGACCGATATCGGCTCGCACGTGCTCGACGTCTGCCGCTTTCTGTTCGGTGAGGCGCGCAGCCTGTATTGCCTGACGCGGCGGGTCAACCCGACCATTCAGGGCGAGGACGTGGCGAATGTGTTCATGGAAATGGAAAGCGGTCTGCACTGCTACGCCGAGATGTCCTACGCCTCGATTCTGGAAAAAGAGTCGTTTCCGCAAACCCTCGTGCTGGTGGAAGGCGAACGCGGTTCGCTGCATCTGACCTACGATTTTGTCCTGAAAACGACCACGCGGCAGGGCACCACGGCGGAGACCATCCGACCCGTCCTGTACGACTGGCTCGACCCCGACTATGCCGTGGTACATTCCAGCATCGTAGACTGCAACCGCGACATTCTGCACGGGCTGCGGGGCGGACGGGCCGAAACGACCGGCGAGGACAACCTGCGGACGGTCCGGCTGGTCTGGGCCAGTTACCAGTCGGCGGAGCATCAGGAACTTGTCAGGTTTTAA